The Anas acuta chromosome 2, bAnaAcu1.1, whole genome shotgun sequence genome contains a region encoding:
- the PPP4R1 gene encoding serine/threonine-protein phosphatase 4 regulatory subunit 1 isoform X7 codes for MVARSLLDTLKEVSDDERDCIAVLERISRLADDSEPTVRAELMEQVPHIAMFCQENRPSIPYAFSKYLLPIVVRYLADQNNQVRKTSQAALLVLLEQELIERYDVETKVCPVLIDLTAPDSNDDVKTEAVAIMCKMASMVGKDITERLVLPRFCEMCCDCRMFHVRKVCAANFGDICSVVGQQATEEMLLPRFFQLCSDNVWGVRKACAECFMAVSCATSQEVRRTKLSTLFINLISDPSRWVRQAAFQSLGPFISTFANPSSSGQYFKEEDGKNPEDHGSSQENSEQIRTPEDVTAEDEHNRTEDLSSRVDSDDFARKLENAVGDQNAVANHSQRENDFQAESPFHCTSSSEPCGEAADENERSSHRCTAGLREAGRSSQEASLSEQELYNSFHFWRTPLPEIDIDFELQQTSEIILDREIQELTMPVSPNIPMATRKELEEMIENLEPHIDDPDVKAQVEVLSAALRASSLDPQEETTGSVGKGTESQAELTISDQQNFKPILGDIVPLIGDAVENMDSTLHYIHNDSDLSTNSSFSPDEERKSKVQDVVPQALLDQYLSMTDPSRAQTVDTEIAKHCAYSLPGVALTLGRQNWHCLKDTYETLASDMQWKVRRTLAFSIHELAVILGDQLTAGDLVPVFNGFLKDLDEVRIGVLKHLHDFLKLLHLDKRREYLYQLQEFLVTDNSRNWRFRAELAEQLILLLDLYSARDIYDYLRPIAFSLCADKVSSVRWISYKLVSEMVKKLYMASTSTFVVDLMNELVEKFCRCRKWSGRQTFVFICQTISEDDCLPMDQFAVHLLPHLLHLASDRVPNVRVLLAKTLKQTLLEKEYFLNSANSHQEAVEQTIMALQMDDDSDVKYFASIHPASTKIADDAMSTASSTY; via the exons ATGGTGGCTCGAAGTTTGCTGGACACTTTGAAGGAAGTCAGTGATGATGAGAGAGATTGCATTGCTGTGTTGGAGAGAATCAGCAGATTAGCTGATGATTCAG AGCCTACAGTGCGGGCAGAACTGATGGAACAGGTGCCTCATATTGCTATGTTTTGTCAGGAAAATAGACCTTCAATCCCATATGCTTTTTCCAAATACTTGCTACCTATTGTGGTACGGTACCTTGCAGACCAGAACAACCAG GTAAGAAAAACAAGCCAGGCAGCATTGTTAGTTCTGCTGGAACAAGAACTCATAGAGAGATATGACGTGGAGACCAAAGTATGCCCTGTTCTGATAGATTTGACAGCTCCAGACAGCAATGATGATGTGAAGACAGAAGCCGTGGCT ATAATGTGCAAAATGGCCTCCATGGTGGGAAAAGACATCACGGAACGACTTGTTCTTCCTAGGTTTTGTGAGATGTGCTGTGACTGCAGAATGTTTCATGTTCGTAAG GTATGTGCAGCCAACTTTGGAGATATCTGCAGTGTGGTTGGGCAGCAAGCCACTGAAGAAATGCTG TTGCCGAggtttttccagctctgctctgataACGTGTGGGGAGTTCGAAAAGCCTGCGCTGAATGCTTCATGGCCGTTTCTTGTGCAACATCACAAGAAGTCCGACGGACGAAGTTGTCAAccctttttattaatttgattAGTGATCCTTCACGATGG GTCCGTCAAGCTGCTTTTCAGTCTCTGGGGCCTTTCATATCAACTTTTGCTAATCCATCCAGCAGTGGtcagtattttaaagaagaagatGGTAAAAACCCAGAGGATCATGGTTCTTCACAGGAAAACAG TGAACAAATCAGAACCCCAGAAGATGTCACAGCAGAGGATGAGCACAACAGAACAGAGGATCTGTCTTCACGTGTCGATAGTGATGATTTTGcaagaaaacttgaaaatgcCGTGGGAGATCAAAATGCAGTGGCAAATCACTCGCAGCGGGAAAACGATTTCCAGGCGGAGTCACCCTTTCATTGCACTTCATCCTCAGAACCATGCGGGGAAGCGGCTGACGAGAACGAGCGAAGTTCTCATCGCTGTACAGCAGGACTGCGGGAGGCCGGGCGAAGTTCACAGGAAGCCTCTCTTTCAGAGCAGGAACTGTACAACTCCTTTCATTTCTGGAGGACTCCACTTCCTGAGATAGATATTGACTTTGAGCTTCAGCAGACCTCTGAGATAATACTCGATAGAGAAATTCAGGAACTCACAATGCCGGTGTCTCCAAACATTCCTATGGCAACAAGGAAAGAGCTGGAAGAAATGATAGAAAATTTGGAACCCCACATAGACGATCCAGACGTAAAAG CACAAGTGGAGGTGCTGTCTGCTGCACTCAGAGCATCCAGTCTGGACCCTCAGGAAGAGACGACGGGCAGCGTGGGCAAGGGAACAGAGTCCCAGGCTGAGCTAACCATCAGTGACCAACAGAACTTTAAACCTATCCTGGGTGATATCGTGCCTTTAATCGGTGACGCTGTTGAG AACATGGATTCCACACTTCACTATATCCATAATGACTCGGATTTGAGCACCAATAGTAGTTTCAGTCctgatgaagaaagaaaatccaaagTGCAG GATGTTGTACCTCAGGCCTTGCTGGATCAGTATTTATCAATGACCGATCCATCTCGCGCACAAACTGTTGATACTGAGATCGCCAAACACTGTGCCTACAGCCTGCCAGGCGTGGCGCTGACATTGGGCAGGCAGAACTGGCACTGCTTGAAAGATACCTATGAGACTCTGGCGTCTGACATGCAG tggaaagtTCGGCGGACACTAGCATTTTCCATCCATGAACTTGCCGTCATCCTTGGAGACCAACTTACAGCTGGAGATTTAGTTCCTGTGTTCAATGGCTTTTTAAAAGACCTAGATGAAGTCAGGATAGGTGTGCTTAAACACTTGCATGACTTTCTGAAG CTCCTTCATCTTGACAAAAGACGAGAGTATCTTTATCAGCTCCAGGAATTCCTAGTGACTGATAACAGCAGGAACTGGCGTTTCCGTGCAGAGCTGGCTGA gcagctgatcTTGCTTCTAGACCTGTACAGTGCCAGAGACATCTATGACTACTTGCGACCTATCGCGTTCAGCCTCTGTGCAGATAAAGTGTCTTCTGTCCGCTGGATTTCGTACAAGCTG GTTAGTGAAATGGTAAAAAAGCTGTACATGGCTTCAACATCAACCTTCGTGGTAGACCTCATGAACGAACTTGTTGAAAAGTTCTGTAGATGCCGCAAATGGTCTGGTCGGCAGACTTTTGTCTTCATCTGCCAG ACTATCAGTGAAGATGACTGCCTGCCCATGGACCAGTTTGCTGTGCATCTGTTGCCACACTTGCTACACTTGGCATCTGACAGGGTTCCAAATGTTCGAGTCCTGCTTGCAAAAACATTAAAGCAAACGCTTTTAGAGAAAG AGTATTTTCTAAATTCTGCCAACTCGCATCAAGAGGCCGTGGAGCAAACAATTATGGCGCTTCAGATGGACGACGACAGTGATGTCAAGTATTTTGCAAGCATACACCCTGCCAGTACCAAAATCGCAGATGATGCTATGAGCACTGCTTCATCAACGTATTAA
- the PPP4R1 gene encoding serine/threonine-protein phosphatase 4 regulatory subunit 1 isoform X3: MKHGRGCAGLRRAPPRQRRALDFVSQDEMLTPLGRLDKYAASENIFNRQMVARSLLDTLKEVSDDERDCIAVLERISRLADDSEPTVRAELMEQVPHIAMFCQENRPSIPYAFSKYLLPIVVRYLADQNNQVRKTSQAALLVLLEQELIERYDVETKVCPVLIDLTAPDSNDDVKTEAVAIMCKMASMVGKDITERLVLPRFCEMCCDCRMFHVRKVCAANFGDICSVVGQQATEEMLLPRFFQLCSDNVWGVRKACAECFMAVSCATSQEVRRTKLSTLFINLISDPSRWVRQAAFQSLGPFISTFANPSSSGQYFKEEDGKNPEDHGSSQENSEQIRTPEDVTAEDEHNRTEDLSSRVDSDDFARKLENAVGDQNAVANHSQRENDFQAESPFHCTSSSEPCGEAADENERSSHRCTAGLREAGRSSQEASLSEQELYNSFHFWRTPLPEIDIDFELQQTSEIILDREIQELTMPVSPNIPMATRKELEEMIENLEPHIDDPDVKAQVEVLSAALRASSLDPQEETTGSVGKGTESQAELTISDQQNFKPILGDIVPLIGDAVENMDSTLHYIHNDSDLSTNSSFSPDEERKSKVQDVVPQALLDQYLSMTDPSRAQTVDTEIAKHCAYSLPGVALTLGRQNWHCLKDTYETLASDMQWKVRRTLAFSIHELAVILGDQLTAGDLVPVFNGFLKDLDEVRIGVLKHLHDFLKLLHLDKRREYLYQLQEFLVTDNSRNWRFRAELAEQLILLLDLYSARDIYDYLRPIAFSLCADKVSSVRWISYKLVSEMVKKLYMASTSTFVVDLMNELVEKFCRCRKWSGRQTFVFICQTISEDDCLPMDQFAVHLLPHLLHLASDRVPNVRVLLAKTLKQTLLEKEYFLNSANSHQEAVEQTIMALQMDDDSDVKYFASIHPASTKIADDAMSTASSTY; the protein is encoded by the exons GCAAATGGTGGCTCGAAGTTTGCTGGACACTTTGAAGGAAGTCAGTGATGATGAGAGAGATTGCATTGCTGTGTTGGAGAGAATCAGCAGATTAGCTGATGATTCAG AGCCTACAGTGCGGGCAGAACTGATGGAACAGGTGCCTCATATTGCTATGTTTTGTCAGGAAAATAGACCTTCAATCCCATATGCTTTTTCCAAATACTTGCTACCTATTGTGGTACGGTACCTTGCAGACCAGAACAACCAG GTAAGAAAAACAAGCCAGGCAGCATTGTTAGTTCTGCTGGAACAAGAACTCATAGAGAGATATGACGTGGAGACCAAAGTATGCCCTGTTCTGATAGATTTGACAGCTCCAGACAGCAATGATGATGTGAAGACAGAAGCCGTGGCT ATAATGTGCAAAATGGCCTCCATGGTGGGAAAAGACATCACGGAACGACTTGTTCTTCCTAGGTTTTGTGAGATGTGCTGTGACTGCAGAATGTTTCATGTTCGTAAG GTATGTGCAGCCAACTTTGGAGATATCTGCAGTGTGGTTGGGCAGCAAGCCACTGAAGAAATGCTG TTGCCGAggtttttccagctctgctctgataACGTGTGGGGAGTTCGAAAAGCCTGCGCTGAATGCTTCATGGCCGTTTCTTGTGCAACATCACAAGAAGTCCGACGGACGAAGTTGTCAAccctttttattaatttgattAGTGATCCTTCACGATGG GTCCGTCAAGCTGCTTTTCAGTCTCTGGGGCCTTTCATATCAACTTTTGCTAATCCATCCAGCAGTGGtcagtattttaaagaagaagatGGTAAAAACCCAGAGGATCATGGTTCTTCACAGGAAAACAG TGAACAAATCAGAACCCCAGAAGATGTCACAGCAGAGGATGAGCACAACAGAACAGAGGATCTGTCTTCACGTGTCGATAGTGATGATTTTGcaagaaaacttgaaaatgcCGTGGGAGATCAAAATGCAGTGGCAAATCACTCGCAGCGGGAAAACGATTTCCAGGCGGAGTCACCCTTTCATTGCACTTCATCCTCAGAACCATGCGGGGAAGCGGCTGACGAGAACGAGCGAAGTTCTCATCGCTGTACAGCAGGACTGCGGGAGGCCGGGCGAAGTTCACAGGAAGCCTCTCTTTCAGAGCAGGAACTGTACAACTCCTTTCATTTCTGGAGGACTCCACTTCCTGAGATAGATATTGACTTTGAGCTTCAGCAGACCTCTGAGATAATACTCGATAGAGAAATTCAGGAACTCACAATGCCGGTGTCTCCAAACATTCCTATGGCAACAAGGAAAGAGCTGGAAGAAATGATAGAAAATTTGGAACCCCACATAGACGATCCAGACGTAAAAG CACAAGTGGAGGTGCTGTCTGCTGCACTCAGAGCATCCAGTCTGGACCCTCAGGAAGAGACGACGGGCAGCGTGGGCAAGGGAACAGAGTCCCAGGCTGAGCTAACCATCAGTGACCAACAGAACTTTAAACCTATCCTGGGTGATATCGTGCCTTTAATCGGTGACGCTGTTGAG AACATGGATTCCACACTTCACTATATCCATAATGACTCGGATTTGAGCACCAATAGTAGTTTCAGTCctgatgaagaaagaaaatccaaagTGCAG GATGTTGTACCTCAGGCCTTGCTGGATCAGTATTTATCAATGACCGATCCATCTCGCGCACAAACTGTTGATACTGAGATCGCCAAACACTGTGCCTACAGCCTGCCAGGCGTGGCGCTGACATTGGGCAGGCAGAACTGGCACTGCTTGAAAGATACCTATGAGACTCTGGCGTCTGACATGCAG tggaaagtTCGGCGGACACTAGCATTTTCCATCCATGAACTTGCCGTCATCCTTGGAGACCAACTTACAGCTGGAGATTTAGTTCCTGTGTTCAATGGCTTTTTAAAAGACCTAGATGAAGTCAGGATAGGTGTGCTTAAACACTTGCATGACTTTCTGAAG CTCCTTCATCTTGACAAAAGACGAGAGTATCTTTATCAGCTCCAGGAATTCCTAGTGACTGATAACAGCAGGAACTGGCGTTTCCGTGCAGAGCTGGCTGA gcagctgatcTTGCTTCTAGACCTGTACAGTGCCAGAGACATCTATGACTACTTGCGACCTATCGCGTTCAGCCTCTGTGCAGATAAAGTGTCTTCTGTCCGCTGGATTTCGTACAAGCTG GTTAGTGAAATGGTAAAAAAGCTGTACATGGCTTCAACATCAACCTTCGTGGTAGACCTCATGAACGAACTTGTTGAAAAGTTCTGTAGATGCCGCAAATGGTCTGGTCGGCAGACTTTTGTCTTCATCTGCCAG ACTATCAGTGAAGATGACTGCCTGCCCATGGACCAGTTTGCTGTGCATCTGTTGCCACACTTGCTACACTTGGCATCTGACAGGGTTCCAAATGTTCGAGTCCTGCTTGCAAAAACATTAAAGCAAACGCTTTTAGAGAAAG AGTATTTTCTAAATTCTGCCAACTCGCATCAAGAGGCCGTGGAGCAAACAATTATGGCGCTTCAGATGGACGACGACAGTGATGTCAAGTATTTTGCAAGCATACACCCTGCCAGTACCAAAATCGCAGATGATGCTATGAGCACTGCTTCATCAACGTATTAA
- the PPP4R1 gene encoding serine/threonine-protein phosphatase 4 regulatory subunit 1 isoform X2 has protein sequence MLGAAHEARPGLRGAPQGSPAAAPGCVRRPLAAVGVDDYSSESDVIIIPSALDFVSQDEMLTPLGRLDKYAASENIFNRQMVARSLLDTLKEVSDDERDCIAVLERISRLADDSEPTVRAELMEQVPHIAMFCQENRPSIPYAFSKYLLPIVVRYLADQNNQVRKTSQAALLVLLEQELIERYDVETKVCPVLIDLTAPDSNDDVKTEAVAIMCKMASMVGKDITERLVLPRFCEMCCDCRMFHVRKVCAANFGDICSVVGQQATEEMLLPRFFQLCSDNVWGVRKACAECFMAVSCATSQEVRRTKLSTLFINLISDPSRWVRQAAFQSLGPFISTFANPSSSGQYFKEEDGKNPEDHGSSQENSEQIRTPEDVTAEDEHNRTEDLSSRVDSDDFARKLENAVGDQNAVANHSQRENDFQAESPFHCTSSSEPCGEAADENERSSHRCTAGLREAGRSSQEASLSEQELYNSFHFWRTPLPEIDIDFELQQTSEIILDREIQELTMPVSPNIPMATRKELEEMIENLEPHIDDPDVKAQVEVLSAALRASSLDPQEETTGSVGKGTESQAELTISDQQNFKPILGDIVPLIGDAVENMDSTLHYIHNDSDLSTNSSFSPDEERKSKVQDVVPQALLDQYLSMTDPSRAQTVDTEIAKHCAYSLPGVALTLGRQNWHCLKDTYETLASDMQWKVRRTLAFSIHELAVILGDQLTAGDLVPVFNGFLKDLDEVRIGVLKHLHDFLKLLHLDKRREYLYQLQEFLVTDNSRNWRFRAELAEQLILLLDLYSARDIYDYLRPIAFSLCADKVSSVRWISYKLVSEMVKKLYMASTSTFVVDLMNELVEKFCRCRKWSGRQTFVFICQTISEDDCLPMDQFAVHLLPHLLHLASDRVPNVRVLLAKTLKQTLLEKEYFLNSANSHQEAVEQTIMALQMDDDSDVKYFASIHPASTKIADDAMSTASSTY, from the exons GCAAATGGTGGCTCGAAGTTTGCTGGACACTTTGAAGGAAGTCAGTGATGATGAGAGAGATTGCATTGCTGTGTTGGAGAGAATCAGCAGATTAGCTGATGATTCAG AGCCTACAGTGCGGGCAGAACTGATGGAACAGGTGCCTCATATTGCTATGTTTTGTCAGGAAAATAGACCTTCAATCCCATATGCTTTTTCCAAATACTTGCTACCTATTGTGGTACGGTACCTTGCAGACCAGAACAACCAG GTAAGAAAAACAAGCCAGGCAGCATTGTTAGTTCTGCTGGAACAAGAACTCATAGAGAGATATGACGTGGAGACCAAAGTATGCCCTGTTCTGATAGATTTGACAGCTCCAGACAGCAATGATGATGTGAAGACAGAAGCCGTGGCT ATAATGTGCAAAATGGCCTCCATGGTGGGAAAAGACATCACGGAACGACTTGTTCTTCCTAGGTTTTGTGAGATGTGCTGTGACTGCAGAATGTTTCATGTTCGTAAG GTATGTGCAGCCAACTTTGGAGATATCTGCAGTGTGGTTGGGCAGCAAGCCACTGAAGAAATGCTG TTGCCGAggtttttccagctctgctctgataACGTGTGGGGAGTTCGAAAAGCCTGCGCTGAATGCTTCATGGCCGTTTCTTGTGCAACATCACAAGAAGTCCGACGGACGAAGTTGTCAAccctttttattaatttgattAGTGATCCTTCACGATGG GTCCGTCAAGCTGCTTTTCAGTCTCTGGGGCCTTTCATATCAACTTTTGCTAATCCATCCAGCAGTGGtcagtattttaaagaagaagatGGTAAAAACCCAGAGGATCATGGTTCTTCACAGGAAAACAG TGAACAAATCAGAACCCCAGAAGATGTCACAGCAGAGGATGAGCACAACAGAACAGAGGATCTGTCTTCACGTGTCGATAGTGATGATTTTGcaagaaaacttgaaaatgcCGTGGGAGATCAAAATGCAGTGGCAAATCACTCGCAGCGGGAAAACGATTTCCAGGCGGAGTCACCCTTTCATTGCACTTCATCCTCAGAACCATGCGGGGAAGCGGCTGACGAGAACGAGCGAAGTTCTCATCGCTGTACAGCAGGACTGCGGGAGGCCGGGCGAAGTTCACAGGAAGCCTCTCTTTCAGAGCAGGAACTGTACAACTCCTTTCATTTCTGGAGGACTCCACTTCCTGAGATAGATATTGACTTTGAGCTTCAGCAGACCTCTGAGATAATACTCGATAGAGAAATTCAGGAACTCACAATGCCGGTGTCTCCAAACATTCCTATGGCAACAAGGAAAGAGCTGGAAGAAATGATAGAAAATTTGGAACCCCACATAGACGATCCAGACGTAAAAG CACAAGTGGAGGTGCTGTCTGCTGCACTCAGAGCATCCAGTCTGGACCCTCAGGAAGAGACGACGGGCAGCGTGGGCAAGGGAACAGAGTCCCAGGCTGAGCTAACCATCAGTGACCAACAGAACTTTAAACCTATCCTGGGTGATATCGTGCCTTTAATCGGTGACGCTGTTGAG AACATGGATTCCACACTTCACTATATCCATAATGACTCGGATTTGAGCACCAATAGTAGTTTCAGTCctgatgaagaaagaaaatccaaagTGCAG GATGTTGTACCTCAGGCCTTGCTGGATCAGTATTTATCAATGACCGATCCATCTCGCGCACAAACTGTTGATACTGAGATCGCCAAACACTGTGCCTACAGCCTGCCAGGCGTGGCGCTGACATTGGGCAGGCAGAACTGGCACTGCTTGAAAGATACCTATGAGACTCTGGCGTCTGACATGCAG tggaaagtTCGGCGGACACTAGCATTTTCCATCCATGAACTTGCCGTCATCCTTGGAGACCAACTTACAGCTGGAGATTTAGTTCCTGTGTTCAATGGCTTTTTAAAAGACCTAGATGAAGTCAGGATAGGTGTGCTTAAACACTTGCATGACTTTCTGAAG CTCCTTCATCTTGACAAAAGACGAGAGTATCTTTATCAGCTCCAGGAATTCCTAGTGACTGATAACAGCAGGAACTGGCGTTTCCGTGCAGAGCTGGCTGA gcagctgatcTTGCTTCTAGACCTGTACAGTGCCAGAGACATCTATGACTACTTGCGACCTATCGCGTTCAGCCTCTGTGCAGATAAAGTGTCTTCTGTCCGCTGGATTTCGTACAAGCTG GTTAGTGAAATGGTAAAAAAGCTGTACATGGCTTCAACATCAACCTTCGTGGTAGACCTCATGAACGAACTTGTTGAAAAGTTCTGTAGATGCCGCAAATGGTCTGGTCGGCAGACTTTTGTCTTCATCTGCCAG ACTATCAGTGAAGATGACTGCCTGCCCATGGACCAGTTTGCTGTGCATCTGTTGCCACACTTGCTACACTTGGCATCTGACAGGGTTCCAAATGTTCGAGTCCTGCTTGCAAAAACATTAAAGCAAACGCTTTTAGAGAAAG AGTATTTTCTAAATTCTGCCAACTCGCATCAAGAGGCCGTGGAGCAAACAATTATGGCGCTTCAGATGGACGACGACAGTGATGTCAAGTATTTTGCAAGCATACACCCTGCCAGTACCAAAATCGCAGATGATGCTATGAGCACTGCTTCATCAACGTATTAA